Proteins co-encoded in one Candidatus Hydrogenedentota bacterium genomic window:
- a CDS encoding four helix bundle protein, protein MRDHRKLRAFELADALVLALYQATKTFPREELFGLTSQLRRAAVSIASNIVEGCGRNSEADFVHFLHMAYGSSREVEYQVSLARRLGYLGTEDAGALEAQSEEVSKVLNGLIRSFRPA, encoded by the coding sequence ATGCGTGATCATCGAAAACTGCGGGCGTTTGAGCTGGCCGACGCCTTGGTGCTCGCGCTGTATCAGGCGACGAAAACGTTTCCCCGGGAGGAACTGTTCGGCCTGACCAGCCAGCTTCGCCGCGCTGCGGTGTCCATCGCCTCCAACATCGTGGAGGGATGCGGCCGCAATTCGGAGGCGGACTTTGTTCATTTTCTCCACATGGCGTATGGCTCATCCCGCGAGGTGGAGTACCAAGTCAGCCTCGCCCGCCGGCTGGGCTATCTTGGGACTGAAGACGCCGGTGCGCTCGAAGCACAATCCGAGGAGGTGTCGAAGGTTCTCAACGGACTCATCCGCTCCTTCCGCCCCGCCTGA
- the ytxJ gene encoding bacillithiol system redox-active protein YtxJ, which produces MEELTTPEAAEAFLVRHGDAPVLVFKHSTRCPISAAALRRTEAWLAAKGDDAPPAARVNVVECRAVSNYLSERLGVSHASPQAFLCRSGRPFWHASHGAITGEALDGVETRGIPE; this is translated from the coding sequence ATGGAAGAGTTGACCACCCCCGAGGCCGCCGAGGCCTTTCTGGTCCGGCACGGCGACGCGCCCGTGCTGGTGTTCAAGCACAGCACCCGGTGCCCCATTTCCGCCGCCGCCCTCCGGCGCACCGAGGCCTGGCTGGCGGCGAAGGGGGACGATGCCCCGCCCGCCGCGCGGGTCAACGTGGTGGAGTGCCGTGCGGTTTCCAATTATCTGTCCGAACGGCTGGGGGTTTCCCACGCCTCACCACAGGCCTTTCTGTGCCGTTCGGGCCGGCCGTTCTGGCACGCCTCCCACGGGGCGATCACGGGGGAGGCGCTGGACGGGGTGGAAACACGGGGCATCCCGGAGTAA
- a CDS encoding radical SAM protein, whose amino-acid sequence MSGILPRDMPEAPLQYPPVPGAERRIAVVFLHGGCAMRCLFCVSGTALEGMTPALFERTLDLLDERGFGEVVIGGGEPTEWPHDWRAAARAAKARGFLVQLGTNGRLLPPGYPGFDAVDRYVLPLDGAAAETHDRLRPSGGRAGESHHRLILRRLEELRAAGREVTVSTVVNALNVREIGGIAARLNRHVEDGGRLHAWHLYRFLPVGRGGARHAAELALSGAAYDAAVALARAAAPDLTIYKRPDMRHSRTVDFFWSCGGAIVAGSEVWGDTPAVRAEEA is encoded by the coding sequence ATGAGTGGTATACTTCCGCGCGACATGCCCGAAGCCCCGCTGCAATACCCCCCCGTCCCCGGCGCGGAGCGCCGCATAGCCGTTGTGTTCCTGCACGGCGGCTGCGCCATGCGCTGCCTCTTCTGCGTCTCCGGCACGGCGCTGGAGGGCATGACCCCCGCGTTGTTCGAACGGACCCTGGACCTGCTGGACGAGCGGGGGTTTGGAGAAGTGGTCATCGGCGGCGGGGAACCCACGGAATGGCCCCATGACTGGCGCGCGGCGGCCCGCGCGGCGAAGGCGCGGGGGTTCCTGGTGCAACTGGGCACGAACGGACGGCTGCTGCCGCCGGGCTATCCGGGGTTCGACGCCGTGGACCGCTATGTGCTCCCCCTGGACGGCGCGGCGGCGGAGACGCACGACCGGCTGCGGCCGTCCGGCGGCCGGGCGGGGGAAAGCCACCACCGGCTGATCCTGCGGCGGCTGGAGGAGCTCCGCGCCGCCGGGCGCGAGGTGACGGTGTCCACGGTGGTGAACGCCCTCAACGTGCGGGAAATCGGCGGGATCGCGGCGCGGCTGAACCGCCATGTGGAAGACGGCGGACGGCTGCACGCCTGGCACCTGTACCGCTTCCTGCCGGTGGGCCGCGGCGGCGCCCGCCACGCGGCGGAACTGGCCCTCTCGGGGGCGGCCTACGACGCGGCCGTGGCGCTGGCCCGCGCGGCCGCGCCGGACCTCACCATCTACAAGCGCCCCGACATGCGGCACTCCCGCACCGTGGACTTTTTCTGGAGCTGCGGGGGGGCCATTGTCGCGGGCAGCGAGGTCTGGGGGGACACCCCTGCCGTCCGCGCCGAAGAGGCCTGA
- a CDS encoding Gfo/Idh/MocA family oxidoreductase has protein sequence MALSRRGFLGAAGMLAGGLALGTEAPPKKFRICVIGDTKLGGFGHDLHRAWETRTDVEIVGLSDPDEAGRAKRAAECGAARTYADHVEMLEKERPYLVTVCPRSPVRHRDYLLAAAAVGAHGFMEKPLAVDLAEADEMAAAVAAKGLKWSIAFNWGLVAEVRHALKLVGEGLIGDLMEIRARGKEDHRSGGEDLVVLGPHLFDLMRRFAGNPRWCQATALVNGKPAVRADIREATEPLGPVVGDTIQAVFGFDKGVTGSFTSLRNSAKGGNRWGLDLYGTGGILSIRMERKPYVPYIRVLRGPLWLTDAENGAAWEFLPGAPVTTLTNASADRYAPLTDDLLAATCEYRAPAVSLDDGRAALEMVSAVFASHVAGARVEFPLKERKHPLG, from the coding sequence ATGGCACTGAGCCGGCGCGGGTTTCTGGGGGCGGCGGGCATGCTGGCGGGCGGGCTGGCCCTGGGGACGGAGGCACCGCCGAAGAAGTTCCGGATTTGCGTCATCGGCGACACGAAACTCGGCGGTTTCGGCCATGACCTTCACCGGGCGTGGGAAACGCGGACCGATGTGGAGATCGTCGGCCTGAGCGACCCCGACGAGGCGGGCCGCGCGAAGCGGGCCGCCGAGTGCGGCGCGGCGCGCACCTATGCGGACCATGTGGAGATGCTGGAGAAGGAGCGGCCCTATCTGGTGACGGTGTGCCCGCGCTCGCCGGTGCGGCACCGGGACTATCTGCTGGCGGCGGCGGCCGTGGGGGCGCACGGGTTCATGGAAAAGCCCCTGGCCGTGGACCTGGCCGAGGCGGACGAGATGGCGGCGGCCGTGGCGGCGAAGGGCCTGAAGTGGTCCATCGCGTTCAACTGGGGCCTCGTCGCGGAGGTGCGGCACGCCCTGAAGCTTGTGGGGGAGGGGCTCATCGGCGACCTGATGGAAATCCGCGCGCGGGGCAAGGAGGACCACCGCTCGGGCGGCGAGGACCTGGTGGTGCTGGGGCCCCACCTGTTCGACCTGATGCGCCGCTTCGCCGGGAACCCGCGCTGGTGCCAGGCCACGGCGCTGGTGAACGGAAAACCCGCCGTGCGCGCGGACATCCGCGAGGCGACGGAGCCCCTCGGACCCGTCGTCGGCGACACGATTCAGGCGGTCTTCGGCTTCGACAAGGGAGTCACGGGCTCCTTCACCAGCCTGCGCAACTCCGCAAAGGGCGGCAACCGCTGGGGGCTGGACCTCTACGGCACCGGGGGCATCCTCTCCATCCGCATGGAGCGCAAGCCCTACGTTCCCTACATCCGGGTGCTGCGCGGGCCCCTCTGGTTGACGGACGCGGAGAACGGCGCGGCATGGGAGTTCCTGCCCGGCGCGCCGGTCACCACCCTCACCAACGCCTCCGCCGACCGCTACGCCCCCCTGACGGACGACCTCCTCGCCGCCACTTGCGAATACCGCGCCCCCGCCGTGAGCCTCGACGACGGCCGCGCCGCCCTCGAGATGGTCTCCGCCGTCTTCGCGTCGCATGTGGCCGGTGCCCGCGTGGAGTTCCCGTTGAAGGAACGGAAACACCCGCTGGGCTGA